One Symphalangus syndactylus isolate Jambi chromosome 9, NHGRI_mSymSyn1-v2.1_pri, whole genome shotgun sequence DNA segment encodes these proteins:
- the LOC129490278 gene encoding protein SPATA31F1, which produces MLSPTFVPWDVGYPLYICGSIFIIILIIWQVKRSHHKLSPEPKRSCCRCHRKVRQRARGAASTARRCSRKEAEKPQKLLSIIKRQGWLPPEGSVRRILCADPCCQICNSVALEIQQLLAGENNQISLTLSEPLQGSSCLETLSMSSMSLDQSVEFHSWHTRELSPASVTPTPSQLTDQKSLTQSAAQSTYTHGIRDHCADHLHLGPEFQVPDVLTGPNTMASSRLEKPRAPLNQEEMMQSNPSSAQGNQGQHHLNSQVSLLSLNPETLNLMHPMASHMVLPAHLPFHCPEVLRLLDIHVKKWMHFQRWGLPRRVEESLRQLMPNPPLYYQPGNDQPVSFKLNNTSQVSLHRFETISLQTWCSCVAGQPTQTFWVSEWSIMNPEQRHHCQQSPNPMALALRSPALKALSGPHPLSGGQDNDSGSDLQQKYSQLFCGLPSLHSESLVATFMRSQGRPKKEKVPKPALKDPFLFNELSFPQLLPKTSPQSAPPSSPLSPNWVSPSEHQRAQINVPFLTLAEYEALEWHLLQRQLQLQWGWPAALQRSQHTQCLMQHEPCGKAQPPETVTASQPGKSISVLTREPLFFPEHARKLLEFHIQKQLIHHRWGLPQKIQQSIQLLLTSTDQQTVSCSSTALANVSIPQTVALEANGACDVLSPIVAPVSIPMPHLLTQAKAILQNHIDSKCEQIHQGKIPACVRRSWDCRISGGLAVAPLTCIPESQFLVLQRANDPDLHHKVMPWMPTALDQQQKALPGTITEHPKLLRVLSMETIEKLETTLRHKHLAFLSGLPALYYVALPRALAPAVTSQSVITEMVPRPVEMLPLESQTHPASPHSLQTHTLTKLNFHLRKKVLEIQWGIPIRARKSREQTAAIPENISTQKSLESLNHQGETLLQELPIPPDTLPAPNPEGVHLKEQLANDLKAVQQNQKQSSFKAVPQGSAHSVSKISQRSGDMTKAHMLCVRVDANVNNPSLEEPWSPEPQSPGKSKDPAHVPMLAGKREDPQETKAARDHREGDTGFGRSSTREERRPAEDQRPAGMLPNKTPRGSWQWSRSFHLADPCQHSPRHHPQLKLQQLPPRVPGEKESDSNLQDSQTELTVILGLATITKNAQTVVPQASQGQPFLSQPTQGKPLQGLTLQGKVLHGLVMPTHSQKKPSLPESSLTNKIKCFLQHIIPRTKGKGHEDSIFSAAAKEAKTRKENAAKVLAPAKSPVGRSKTEKPTGCSKAQSRPAQKLVGPAFLDGPQSLDNKLRLHSRQTGSASALGYPRHCPRHCPREACATKPGHPT; this is translated from the exons atgttgagccctacttttgttCCGTGGGATGTTGGATATCCCTTATACATCTGTGGATCCATCTTCATCATTATTCTAATTATCTGGCAAGTGAAAAGGAGCCACCATAAATTGAGTCCGGAGCCTAAAAGGAGCTGCTGCCGG TGTCACCGTAAAGTCAGGCAAAGAGCTAGAGGTGCAGCATCAACAG CTAGGAGATGTTCCCGGAAAGAAGCTGAGAAGCCACAGAAGCTGCTCTCCATCATTAAAAG GCAGGGCTGGCTTCCTCCAGAGGGAAGTGTGCGGCGTATCCTGTGTGCAGATCCCTGCTGCCAAATCTGCAATTCTGTGGCTCTGGAGATTCAGCAATTGCTGGCGGGTGAGAACAACCAGATCTCCCTGACTTTATCGGAGCCATTGCAGGGCTCCTCTTGCCTAGAGACGCTGTCTATGTCCAGTATGTCTTTAGATCAGAGTGTGGAATTTCATTCCTGGCACACCAGAGAGCTTTCACCGGCATCTGTAACCCCAACACCGTCACAATTAACGGATCAGAAATCTTTAACCCAGTCAGCTGCCCAGTCAACATATACACATGGCATACGAGATCACTGCGCTGATCACCTCCACCTAGGGCCGGAATTTCAAGTGCCAGATGTGCTCACGGGCCCAAACACAATGGCTTCTTCAAGGCTTGAGAAGCCAAGGGCTCCACTGAACCAGGAGGAGATGATGCAGAGCAACCCCAGCTCTGCCCAGGGAAACCAAGGCCAGCATCACTTGAATTCTCAGGTCTCCTTGCTGTCCCTGAACCCAGAAACCCTGAACCTGATGCATCCGATGGCCTCACATATGGTCCTCCCTGCCCACCTGCCATTTCACTGTCCTGAAGTGCTGAGGCTTCTTGACATACATGTTAAAAAATGGATGCATTTCCAGAGGTGGGGGCTGCCCAGACGTGTGGAGGAGTCCCTGAGGCAGCTTATGCCAAACCCACCATTGTATTACCAACCTGGAAATGACCAGCCAGTTTCTTTCAAACTGAATAATACTTCTCAGGTCTCTCTTCATAGATTTGAGACCATTTCCCTCCAGACCTGGTGTTCATGTGTGGCTGGCCAGCCCACCCAGACCTTCTGGGTTTCTGAATGGTCCATTATGAACCCAGAACAAAGACACCACTGTCAGCAAAGTCCAAACCCTATGGCTCTAGCCTTGCGCTCTCCAGCCCTTAAAGCCCTAAGTGGCCCCCATCCACTGTCTGGGGGACAAGATAATGACTCAGGGAGTGATCTCCAGCAGAAATACAGCCAGCTATTCTGTGGGCTCCCTTCTCTGCACAGTGAGTCCCTGGTTGCCACTTTCATGAGATCTCAAGGCCGccccaagaaagaaaaagtgccCAAGCCCGCCTTGAAGGATCCTTTTCTCTTCAATGAGCTCTCCTTCCCCCAGCTGCTCCCTAAAACTTCACCCCAGTCAGCCCCACCCTCTTCCCCACTTTCCCCAAATTGGGTGTCTCCATCTGAACATCAACGAGCTCAGATCAATGTCCCATTTCTGACTCTGGCTGAGTATGAAGCCTTGGAGTGGCACCTGCTACAGAGGCAACTCCAGCTTCAGTGGGGCTGGCCAGCTGCCCTCCAGAGGTCTCAGCACACCCAGTGCCTCATGCAGCATGAGCCCTGTGGcaaagctcagcctcctgagaccgTGACAGCTTCCCAGCCAGGGAAGTCCATCTCAGTGCTTACCAGGGAACCACTCTTCTTCCCGGAGCATGCCCGGAAGCTGCTGGAATTCCACATCCAGAAACAGTTGATTCACCATCGCTGGGGCCTGCCTCAGAAGATCCAGCAGTCCATCCAGTTGCTCCTTACCTCCACTGACCAGCAGACTGTGTCCTGCAGCAGCACAGCCCTAGCCAATGTGAGCATCCCCCAGACTGTAGCCCTAGAGGCCAACGGGGCTTGCGATGTGCTGTCACCCATTGTGGCCCCAGTGTCCATCCCCATGCCACACTTGTTAACCCAGGCCAAAGCAATATTGCAGAACCACATCGACTCCAAATGTGAACAGATCCACCAGGGCAAGATCCCTGCCTGTGTACGTAGGTCCTGGGACTGCAGAATTTCTGGTGGCCTGGCAGTGGCTCCTTTAACCTGCATTCCAGAAAGCCAGTTCCTGGTACTGCAGAGAGCAAATGACCCAGACCTACATCACAAAGTTATGCCTTGGATGCCAACGGCCCTTGATCAGCAGCAAAAGGCTTTACCAGGTACTATCACTGAACACCCTAAGCTGCTCCGAGTCTTGTCTATGGAAACCATTGAGAAACTGGAGACAACTTTACGGCACAAGCATCTGGCCTTCCTGTCGGGGCTGCCTGCTCTGTATTATGTGGCGCTCCCCAGGGCCCTGGCCCCGGCAGTCACTAGCCAATCTGTCATCACAGAGATGGTGCCTAGGCCTGTGGAGATGCTGCCTCTAGAAAGCCAGACACATCCTGCTAGCCCCCACTCACTCCAGACACATACACTGACCAAACTAAACTTCCACCTGAGAAAAAAGGTCCTAGAGATACAATGGGGAATTCCCATTAGGGCAAGGAAGTCCAGGGAACAAACTGCTGCAATACCAGAGAACATATCCACACAGAAGTCTCTTGAAAGTCTAAACCACCAAGGGGAGACATTGCTCCAGGAACTGCCCATTCCACCAGACACCCTTCCTGCCCCTAATCCAGAAGGGGTTCACCTTAAAGAACAGCTGGCCAATGACTTGAAGGCAGTGCAGCAGAACCAAAAGCAATCTAGTTTCAAAGCTGTACCCCAGGGTTCTGCCCACTCGGTCTCCAAGATCTCACAACGCAGTGGGGACATGACAAAGGCCCACATGCTTTGTGTTCGGGTGGACGCCAATGTGAACAACCCCAGCCTCGAGGAACCCTGGAGCCCTGAGCCCCAAAGCCCTGGCAAGAGCAAGGACCCAGCTCATGTCCCCATGctagcaggaaagagagaggaccCACAGGAAACCAAAGCAGCCAGAGACCACAGAGAAGGGGATACAGGGTTTGGGCGCTCCTCAACCAGAGAAGAGAGACGCCCTGCTGAAGACCAGAGGCCAGCAGGGATGCTTCCAAACAAGACACCCCGAGGGTCCTGGCAATGGAGCCGTAGCTTTCATCTTGCTGATCCCTGTCAACACAGCCCCCGGCACCACCCTCAGCTTAAGCTCCAACAGCTACCTCCACGAGTCCCTGGGGAGAAAGAATCTGACAGTAACCTGCAAGACAGTCAAACCGAGCTAACTGTCATCCTTGGACTAGCAACAATTACTAAGAATGCCCAGACTGTGGTGCCCCAGGCTTCACAGGGTCAGCCTTTCCTGAGCCAACCAACTCAGGGTAAGCCTTTGCAGGGCCTAACTTTGCAAGGGAAGGTTTTGCATGGGCTGGTGATGCCAACCCATAGTCAAAAGAAGCCCAGCCTTCCAGAATCTAGCTTGACAAATAAAATCAAGTGTTTTCTGCAGCATATCATCCCCAGGACAAAAGGCAAAGGGCATGAGGACTCCATATTCTCAGCTGCTGCAAAGGAggccaaaaccagaaaagaaaatgctgcaAAGGTCCTGGCTCCAGCCAAGAGCCCTGTGGGGAGAAGTAAGACAGAGAAGCCGACAGGATGCTCCAAGGCCCAATCTCGTCCTGCTCAGAAGCTGGTGGGCCCAGCCTTCTTGGATGGTCCCCAGTCCCTAGACAATAAGCTCCGGCTACACTCCAGACAAACTGGCTCTGCCTCAGCCCTGGGCTACCCCCGCCACTGCCCTCGTCACTGTCCTCGAGAGGCTTGTGCCACCAAACCTGGGCACCCAACCTAG